A stretch of the Lactuca sativa cultivar Salinas chromosome 9, Lsat_Salinas_v11, whole genome shotgun sequence genome encodes the following:
- the LOC111918198 gene encoding uncharacterized protein LOC111918198: MALIDIRVFLESMSKKLSDYDLPNVNAHIDLQSRSYREVQEEYSINMENEDLLARDSLNPDQKFAYDEIMRHVDENISGVFFIYGPGGTVKTFLYKALLANIRARGLIALATATSGVAANNMPGGRTTHSRFGIPLNLDNNSMCKITKQSGKAQLFREEKVIIWDEATMAKRQAVEAVYRTMQDITDEKAPFQWKDNGYGSVDEINNNLIERFSGEQKVYYSFDEAEDDKNNLYPIEYLNSLNVSGVPPHYLRLNTGCPVILLRNIDPSNGLCNGTRLICRAFQQNIIDAEISVGQHAGKRVFLPRIPLCPSDNEKFPFKLKRKQFPIQLSFSMTINKAQGQTIPNRNITCQYQGISKAGKKRLIMMESTHQTLCTKKFYVINKSLQMKQHDCRLV; encoded by the exons ATGGCCCTCATTGACATTAGAGTCTTCCTAGAATCTATGAGTAAAAAGCTTAGTGATTACGACCTTCCAAATGTCAATGCACACATTGATTTACAATCAAGAAGCTATCGTGAGGTGCAAGAAGAATACTCTATAAATATGGAAAATGAAGACTTACTTGCGCGGGACTCTCTCAATCCAGACCAGAAGTTTGCATATGATGAGATAATGAGGCATGTGGATGAAAATATTTCTGGTgtattcttcatatatggtccTGGTGGAACTGTAAAGACATTTTTGTACAAAGCTTTGTTGGCCAATATTCGTGCCCGTGGTCTTATTGCACTTGCAACTGCCACGTCAGGTGTTGCGGCTAACAACATGCCAGGAGGGAGAACAACTCATTCACGATTTGGAATTCCTCTTAATCTTGATAATAACTCGATGTGCAAGATCACTAAACAAAGCGGGAAGGCTCAACTATTTCGCGAGGAAAAGGTAATCATATGGGATGAAGCAACAATGGCTAAGAGGCAGGCAGTAGAAGCAGTTTATCGGACAATGCAAGACATCACAGACGAGAAAGCTCCCTTTCAGTGGAAAGATAATGGTTATGGGAG TGTTGATGAGATTAATAATAATTTGATCGAACGATTTTCTGGCGAGCAAAAAGTTTACTATAGTTTTGATGAAGCGGAAGATGACAAAAATAACTTATATCCGATAGAATATTTGAACTCGCTAAATGTTAGTGGTGTACCCCCTCATTATCTTCGGTTAAACACTGGGTGCCCAGTAATACTTTTGCGAAATATCGATCCTTCAAATGGGTTATGTAATGGCACCAGATTGATATGTCGAGCTTTCCAACAAAATATCATTGATGCAGAGATATCTGTTGGTCAACATGCTGGAAAAAGAGTGTTTTTACCAAGAATTCCTCTATGCCCGTCTGACAATGAGAAGTTCCCATTCAAACTAAAGAGAAAGCAATTTCCAATTCAGCTTAGTTTCTCTATGACAATCAATAAAGCTCAAGGACAAACAATTCCAAAT AGGAATATCACGTGTCAATACCAAGGTATTAGTAAAGCCGGAAAAAAACGTTTGATAATGATGGAATCTACACATCAAACGTTGTGTACAAAGAAGTTTTATGTAATTAACAAG AGTTTGCAGATGAAGCAACATGATTGCAGATTGGTGTAG
- the LOC111918196 gene encoding uncharacterized protein LOC111918196: protein MTHGYKMNNPDDYDKLVCAEIPDPIRFPEMHDLVKSHMMHSPCGSLREKSPCMQGVPKICRFRYPRQFNEKTSQGEDSYLLYRRRINGIEVTVRNTTLDNRWVAPYNPKLLMMFNCHINVEVCSSIKSVKYLFKYVYKGHDKQVIRIDKDQENIVINEIRKFQDARYVPPPEALWRVFSFPLSKIHPCVIALQIHLPNQQLVRFKDGDKMEDIVDTEKGKKFNVDGIFQ, encoded by the coding sequence ATGACACATGGATATAAGATGAATAATCCAGACGATTATGACAAACTTGTGTGTGCGGAAATTCCTGACCCAATAAGGTTTCCTGAAATGCATGATCTTGTCAAAAGTCACATGATGCACAGTCCTTGTGGTAGCTTACGAGAAAAAAGTCCATGTATGCAAGGTGTGCCAAAAATATGTCGTTTCAGATATCCTAGGCAATTCAATGAAAAGACATCACAAGGAGAGGACTCATATCTATTATATAGAAGGAGAATTAATGGAATTGAGGTGACTGTAAGAAATACAACATTGGATAACAGATGGGTGGCTCCATACAACCCAAAGTTGTTAATGATGTTTAATTGTCATATCAACGTTGAGGTTTGTTCGAGTATAAAGTCTGTGAAGTACCTCTTTAAATATGTTTATAAGGGCCATGACAAACAAGTTATCCGTATTGATAAAGACCAAGAAAATATTGTTATTAATGAGATACGAAAGTTTCAAGACGCACGTTATGTACCCCCTCCTGAGGCATTATGGCGAGTTTTTAGCTTTCCTCTTTCAAAAATCCACCCTTGTGTGATAGCCTTGCAAATACATCTCCCGAATCAACAGTTGGTTAGGTTCAAAGACGGTGACAAAATGGAAGACATTGTTGATACGGAGAAAGGAAAAAAATTCAACGTTGACGGCATTTTTcaataa
- the LOC111918259 gene encoding uncharacterized protein LOC111918259, producing the protein MNQMMEKCSSDNEDPEKKQKEKEDVTADPEFFSCMLQPCSANSDPNYIGARRLLLSRKARSGVLQRKDWRCNGKGYVGYRNFITKLENRMKLQSPSHLSSPGTSGQWAPSSGPASITHDIDSWSFSRDPSESQTVSRTNSIRSNLSETDHSRRKTEPAYSFVGMHCIFDECKSMVTVIKFGNMSSDLLAFGATDGTLSVCTVSEPPSVMKKLIGHSKDVTDFDFTMNNHYIASSSLDKTVRVWDIPKGLCIRVIYGVAPQLCIRFHPVNNNFLSVGNANREISVLNFSTGRLTDKIVVDSKVTAMDYDNTGQFIFCGDAHGYLYTVSVNSHQGTLSRSHRARNSSKSKSEITTIQYRTFSLMTRGPVLLSFSRDGTLSFFSVSLELQGYLTLLCSLKLAQRIHSIRASFCPLLSLEKGEFIVAGSEDASVYFYDLTRPKHACVNKLQGHGCPVIGVAWNHGENFLASSDYSGTVIVWKRAKTDDKK; encoded by the exons ATGAATCAGATGATGGAAAAATGTTCTTCTGACAATGAAGATCCAGAGAAAAAGCAGAAGGAAAAAGAGGATGTTACTGCAGATCCAGAATTCTTTAGCTGCATGCTTCAGCCATGTTCCGCGAACTCCGATCCTAATTACATCGGGGCCCGCCGTCTTCTACTATCTCGCAAGGCTCGATCCGGTGTTCTTCAGCGAAAG GATTGGAGATGCAATGGCAAAGGCTATGTTGGTTATCGcaattttattaccaaattggagAATCGAATGAAGTTGCAGTCACCTAGCCACCTGAGTAGTCCTGGAACCAG TGGGCAATGGGCACCATCTTCAGGTCCAGCCTCCATTACACATGACATAGACAGCTGGAGTTTTAGCAGG GATCCAAGTGAAAGCCAAACAGTGAGTCGCACAAACAGTATAAGATCAAATTTAAGTGAAACTGATCATTCACGTAGAAAAACTGAACCAGCATATTCTTTTGTGGGAATGCATTGCATATTTGATGAATGCAAATCCATGG TTACTGTTATAAAGTTTGGGAATATGAGCTCTGATTTACTTGCATTTGGAGCAACTGATGGAACTTTGTCAGTTTGTACTGTTTCTGAGCCACCTTCAGTTATGAAGAAGTTAATTGGTCACTCAAAAGATGTCACAG ATTTTGACTTCACAATGAACAATCATTACATTGCATCATCTTCACTGGATAAAACTGTGAGAGTGTGGGATATACCAAAGGGCCTTTGCATTCGAGTAATTTACGGAGTTGCCCCTCAGCTATGTATCCGATTTCACCCT GTGAATAATAACTTCCTTTCAGTTGGCAATGCAAACAGAGAAATTTCG GTATTGAATTTTAGCACAGGAAGATTAACAGATAAAATAGTTGTGGACAGCAAGGTTACTGCGATGGATTATGACAATACTGGGCAATTTATTTTTTGTGGGGATGCACAC gGGTATCTATATACAGTATCTGTTAACTCCCATCAAGGTACCTTATCTAGGTCCCATCGTGCTAGAAATAGTAGCAAGAGTAAATCTGAAATCACTACTATCCAATATAGAACTTTCTCTCTCATGACACGTGGCCCTGTTTTGCTCTCTTTTTCAAGAGATGGAACTTTGTCTTTCTTCAG TGTTTCTTTGGAATTACAAGGGTATTTGACATTACTATGCTCACTAAAACTGGCTCAAAGAATTCATAGCATTCGGGCTTCTTTTTGCCCTTTGCTTTCTCTTGAAAAAGGAGAATTTATAG TTGCTGGAAGTGAAGATGCGTCTGTTTACTTCTATGACTTAACTCGACCAAAGCATGCATGCGTTAACAAGTTacag GGACATGGATGTCCGGTTATCGGGGTTGCCTGGAATCATGGTGAGAATTTTTTGGCCTCCTCGGACTACAGTGGCACTGTCATTGTGTGGAAGAGAGCAAAGACAGATGACAAAAAGTAG